The sequence CGCAGGAATTCAAAATAGATGTGCTGCCTTGCGAGGATGTCCAAACCTTTTTTTATTTCATCAGACCATTGGCTGTCTCTGCTGGAATACAGACTGCGGACAGACTTCCCCATCTTTTCAAACAAGTCGCCGTAAAACCAAATATCCAGATACAACAAATCCATCAGGCTTTGCGAAAACACAAAGCTCTTTTTTGTTGTTTTCTGCCCGTTATCATATTCAAAATATTCTTTTCCATCGGATATATACACTTTAAAGCTGTACGCCATCTTTACCACCTCAGCATAGATTATCGACTAATATTAAATCTATTATACATAAGTATTGACAAGAAAGCAAGTATGGAATACAATACCCAAGTATGGAATACAATACCAATATAGACTATAGAATATTAAAATTATATTAGTCTATATCTATACTGTTTACAGTATATCAGCAGGTCGGTGCAAGCGCAATCATTGCGACTGCTGCAGCAGGCAAAGGGGGCGTCTGCGCAGGTGTCGGGGGTGCGCGTAACTACCCTTTCAGGGTAGGCCAGCATATTGTTTGTATAGACGGCTGGCTCTCGCCGCCGCCCATACAAACAGCTGGTCGGGGGATACCCCCGAACCCCCAAAAGCCCCCCAGCCCCTAAAGGGGAGCAAAAGAAAGGATGAGCGTATGAGCAAGGAAAAAATGTTTGCCATGCGGATGAGCCAAATGGATTATGACCGCATCCAGCATAAAGCGGGACAGGCGGGCATGAGCATGACAGCCTTTATTACCGCATCGGCTTTAGGCAAAAACATCACAGTGGTGGACGGGCTTGACAAGGTGCTTGCTGAACTAAAAGCCATCGGCAAAAACTTAAACCAGTTGACCACTCTGTGCAATATGGGCAGGATTACCTGCCTTGACCTGACAGAAATCAAATCCTCTTTCGGCAAGGTATTTGATTATCTATATGACCGGATGGACAGAGGCTGACGCTAT comes from Acetivibrio thermocellus ATCC 27405 and encodes:
- a CDS encoding plasmid mobilization protein — encoded protein: MSKEKMFAMRMSQMDYDRIQHKAGQAGMSMTAFITASALGKNITVVDGLDKVLAELKAIGKNLNQLTTLCNMGRITCLDLTEIKSSFGKVFDYLYDRMDRG